The Bdellovibrionales bacterium genome includes the window TAAGCCAATGAGAGATTTTTCGTTGGGGCGGTCTTTTCCTTTTTTGTCCAAGTAACTAAAAGGGATTTAAAATCGTTTTTGACACTCTCACATTTTTTGTCTGAACAGTTCTTTTTTTGAACGAAGACAACAGTCTGATCGAGATGATGGAGAGCTTGAGGATAATTTTCAAGGTCATAAAAGTTCTGCGCGAGCTTCAATTGGATTTCGGCACTGTCTTGGCTTGAGCTATCTTGTCGCAGCAAAAGGGTCCAGATAAGAAGAGAACCTTTCTTGTTCCCAAGACGATCAGCTTCTTCGCCAAAAAATTTGAGATTTTCGATTCTATCCTTTTCTGGAGAATGTGCAAGATAGGTATCTACATCCTTGGATGTAAAAGGGTTTCGTGCCTGCATGGTTGCATAATCTCGCATGAGATCTTTGTGGAATGCAGTGAGAGAAAGTCTTTCGGCCTGTCTGATGGCCTTTTGTATTGTTCGTAGCGCTTCATCGTTGCGTCCAAGATTGTAGGCTGTCCACGATTGGCGAAAGACGATGTAGGCCCGGTCTTCAGGCGTGGCTCTTCGAAGTGCTGAGTCGTAGGAGATCGCAGCTTTACGATAGTCCCCATTTTGGAATAACATTTCTGCTATGCCGAGGTGGGCTTTTGAGTGAATTTTGAACTGTCGATTATCCTTAAGTATTTCCTTATAGGTCTTCTCCATACTTTTGCTCTGATTTGTCAACTTGTAAAGATTAGCCAACTGAAGGTTGACCCTTTGAAGATCTTCAACGTGGTTTAGGATCATTCGTTTTGTTGCCAGGTAGTACGCGATCGCCTTCTCGCGATCCTTTTTTGCGTCTTTGCATTCGGTGCAATTTTTTTCACCAGCTGCAATGTCTTTAAGGCGGGCGCGCTCAGAATAGAGATCACCAAGCCGAATCTTTATGGTGGTTGCCTGTTCTGAGTTATTCGGCAAACTGGGCAGTACAGCTGTGAGTTTTCCAATCAGGGCGTCATGAGTTTGCAGATCCATTCTTGCAACGGCAGACGACTCCGATTCGGAGCTGTAGCTTTGAAGTGACACGAGGCTTGAAAAAATGAAGGCAAGAGCCATCAGGCTTGAGCGACTCACATTTTCTCCTCTTTGATAACTGCAAATTGAACTTCAGAAAAGCCAGATTGCAGACCAGCCACAACGACGGGATTAAGCTCACTTTAGGTCAGTTGACGGTCAGCTTGAATGACGATGGCCTTTTTGTCGGGGTTGTCGGTTTGTAAGTCTGAGAGCTTCTTTAACTCTTCTCCCAATTCTTGGAGAGCGATCGTTCTTCCTGAGATTTGGTAGGATTGATTTTTGTTAACAAGAATAACGAGCGAATTCGTCAGGGCCTGTGCTTGACTGGCCTTTGGAAGGACCATTCCGTTTGGCATATCGAGATCGATTTCGCCAAATGAGGTCGCCAATAGCAAATAAACCAGAATAATGGCGAAACAATCAACCAATGAGGTCAAGTTGTGTCCGCTGTGTTCTCCAGAGTGGGACTTAGATTTCTTAAACGAATTGGCTTTTCTCATATATAGGGACCTCACTGTTATAAAGGAGCAATGCCGATGTCGACAAATTCGGCCTTCTTTAAGAAATTCATCGCTTGAATCAGATCTTCGTAACTAGAGTTTGTTTGTGGAAATACAATGGCCGTTCGGAGTTCTGGGTTTTCCATCTTTTTGGATCCCGCGTAATCAGCAAGATCGTCAAAAGTGATACGCTTCTTTTTATCATTAACTTTAAGACCGTGGGTCGAAACTAGAATACTGTCCTTGGATTCCAGTTCCACCCACATTGATTTTGGATTTTCATCTTGAGATTGAGCTTCAGTACCTAAACCCTGCTTGGAGGACATGACCCCTGCTTGAAGCCAAACAGCAGTGAAGAGCAAAAAGCTGATGCATACAGACAGCAGGTCGATAAACGGGACAAGATTGACTTCAGCGGAAGCATGAGATTTTTTCTTGTTACGGGAAAACATTTGTCACGTCCTTATAAATAAATATTAAAACTATTTACTATATAGATTTCCGTTTAGCGCGCGGTACATTTTCGAAGCTATAGCAAAGCCAGTTGAGAACTTTCGTAGAAGCCTGATTCAAATCCTCTTGTAGCTCATTGGTTCTGTTAGAAAGCACTGAATACATGACAAGAGCTGGGATGGCGACGACAAGTCCATAGGCCGTACAGTTCATTGCTTCCGAAATTCCTGTTGAGAGAATTGTCGCCTTTTCAGCTCCATTCGCTAAACTCACAGCTGAGAACGATTTGATCATCCCTGTAATTGTACCCAGGAGGCCAATGAGGGTTGATACGTTTCCTATCATCGACAATAAAGATGTCCTCTTTTCGAGTTTTGCATTTTCTGATGAAAGCACTTCTTCCATCTTTGCATGAATTTCATCTTTTCCGCCCAGGTTGATCGCCGATTGGATTCCTGCGACGGCCACTGAACCCAATGCATTTGATTGGGAGATGTTTCGAGCCTTGCTTAAGGCTTGATCGATTTGACCTTTTTTGATGTCGTCTTCAAAATGTCGAGCTAGCTTCTTTTGTCCTGGAGATCTCCTCAGATACAAGAAATAAGCTCTCTCGATAATGATAGCAATGGAAAATATGTGCACGCCCAAAATGGCATACATCCAAATTCCGCCATGAGTGAAAGCCTCTGAAATATACGTAAACATTTGATACCACCTCTCTCTGGGTTTAGTTCCTCAGTTGTCTATCGCAATGGCGATGCCAGGCTAAAGCCACCGTTTAATGGCAATAGAAAGAAAAGAGGCTAAATGAATTTCAAAAGGAGTGACAATTATGGGAAGTTCGTTGCCTAGAATAGGATTAGGCCGTTTTGAGGAGATTCAGGTCGAGTGACGCAAAAGTTCAATATCTGTATTTTTTGCGGGTCTTTTTGATTTCACCGCGCTGTTTTTTAGATTCAATACGTTTTGTTTTTACAGCTTTTGAGGGCTTTGTTTTTATTCTCTTTTTTGGAATAGACAGGGCCTTCTCAATCATTTTCTTCAGTTTTGAAATGCAGATTTCTTTGTTCTGTTCTCTGCTTCGATACTCTTCTGAAGTGAAAATAATGTATTCTCCCTTTTTTATGAGGGTTTGAAGCTCAGCGAGAGCTCTGGCCTTTTGGAATTGGGTCAACGCATGAGTTTTCGCGAGATTCCAACGGACTTCAGCTTTTGACTCAGTTTTATTGACGTGCTGACCGCCGGGACCTGAGCTGCGGCTATAGCGAAAATCCAGTTCGTCCAAGATTCGTTTCCATGTGAAAGGAGTCACTTTTACCTCAAGTGCGAAAATGCTCTCTCTTCGAATATAAGCATCGAGCGCAAATACCCATGAGAATAAATTCTATTTCGTAGACGGGCGTTTGGCTACAAATTCT containing:
- a CDS encoding biopolymer transporter ExbD; its protein translation is MRKANSFKKSKSHSGEHSGHNLTSLVDCFAIILVYLLLATSFGEIDLDMPNGMVLPKASQAQALTNSLVILVNKNQSYQISGRTIALQELGEELKKLSDLQTDNPDKKAIVIQADRQLT
- a CDS encoding biopolymer transporter ExbD; the protein is MFSRNKKKSHASAEVNLVPFIDLLSVCISFLLFTAVWLQAGVMSSKQGLGTEAQSQDENPKSMWVELESKDSILVSTHGLKVNDKKKRITFDDLADYAGSKKMENPELRTAIVFPQTNSSYEDLIQAMNFLKKAEFVDIGIAPL
- a CDS encoding MotA/TolQ/ExbB proton channel family protein → MFTYISEAFTHGGIWMYAILGVHIFSIAIIIERAYFLYLRRSPGQKKLARHFEDDIKKGQIDQALSKARNISQSNALGSVAVAGIQSAINLGGKDEIHAKMEEVLSSENAKLEKRTSLLSMIGNVSTLIGLLGTITGMIKSFSAVSLANGAEKATILSTGISEAMNCTAYGLVVAIPALVMYSVLSNRTNELQEDLNQASTKVLNWLCYSFENVPRAKRKSI
- the arfB gene encoding aminoacyl-tRNA hydrolase; the protein is MTPFTWKRILDELDFRYSRSSGPGGQHVNKTESKAEVRWNLAKTHALTQFQKARALAELQTLIKKGEYIIFTSEEYRSREQNKEICISKLKKMIEKALSIPKKRIKTKPSKAVKTKRIESKKQRGEIKKTRKKYRY